A window from Malania oleifera isolate guangnan ecotype guangnan chromosome 7, ASM2987363v1, whole genome shotgun sequence encodes these proteins:
- the LOC131159530 gene encoding uncharacterized protein LOC131159530 encodes MDLEIAKTQEERKKMEQQLASLTSVTFDTDLYGNGNRKEDYLSSIPTNEDDENPDAMMDSEAARKLPSYTAPKSLLKEMPKGGDDDADLGFRKPQRIIDREDDYRRRRLNRVISPERHDAFLDADKTPDPSVRTYADVMREEALKREKEETLRAIAKKKKEEEENKEKERESGAALPTQKRRNRWDQAQDDGSAKKAKTASDWDMPDSTPGIGRWDATPTPGRVGDATPSLSRRNRWDETPTPGRLADADATPAAGGATPGATPAGMTWDATPKLAGLATPTPKRQRSRWDETPVTMGSATPVPGATPAAAYTPGVTPVGGGELATPTPGAINLRGAITPEQLNLMRWEKDIEDRNHPLTDEELDAMFPQEGYKILEPPASYVPIRTPARKLLATPTPIGTPLYNIPEENRGQQFDVPKEAPGGLPFMKPEDYQYFGALLNEEDEEELSPEEQKERKIMKLLLKVKNGTPPQRKTALRQLTDKAREFGAGPLFNRILPLLMQPTLEDQERHLLVKVIDRVLYKLDELVRPFVHKILVVIEPLLIDEDYYARVEGREIISNLSKAAGLATMIAAMRPDIDNIDEYVRNTTARAFSVVASALGIPALLPFLKAVCQSKKSWQARHTGIKIVQQIAILIGCAVLPHLRSLVEIIEHGLNDENQKVRTITALSLAALAEAAAPYGIESFDSVLKPLWKGIRSHRGKVLAAFLKAIGFIIPLMDAIYASYYTKEVMFILIREFQSPDEEMKKIVLKVVKQCVSTEGVEADYIRNDILPEFFKNFWVRRMALDRRNYKQLVDTTVEIANKVGVADIIGRIVEDLKDESEPYRRMVMETIEKVVANLGASDIDARLEELLIDGILYAFQEQTSDDANVMLNGFGAVVNALGQRVKPYLPQICGTIKWRLNNKSAKVRQQAADLISRIAVVMKQCQEEQLMGHLGVVLYEYLGEEYPEVLGSILGALKAIVNVIGMTKMTPPIKDLLPRLTPILKNRHEKVQENCIDLVGRIADRGAEFVPAREWMRICFELLEMLKAHKKGIRRATVNTFGYIAKAIGPQDVLATLLNNLKVQERQNRVCTTVAIAIVAETCSPFTVLPALMNEYRVPELNVQNGVLKSLSFLFEYIGEMGKDYIYAVTPLLEDALMDRDLVHRQTAASAVKHMALGVAGLGCEDALVHLLNYVWPNIFETSPHVINAVMEAIEGMRVALGAAAVLNYCLQGLFHPARKVREVYWKIYNSLYIGAQDALVAAYPVLEDEASNIYSRPELVMFI; translated from the coding sequence ATGGACCTGGAAATAGCGAAGACGCAGGAAGAGAGGAAGAAGATGGAGCAACAGCTTGCGTCGCTGACATCGGTCACCTTCGATACGGATTTATATGGTAATGGAAACCGGAAGGAAGATTATTTGAGCTCGATCCCCACTAACGAAGACGATGAGAATCCTGATGCGATGATGGACTCGGAGGCTGCCCGCAAATTGCCTTCGTATACAGCCCCGAAGTCTTTGCTCAAGGAGATGCCGAAGGGTGGGGACGACGACGCTGATTTGGGGTTCAGGAAGCCACAAAGGATTATTGATCGAGAAGATGATTACAGAAGGCGGCGGCTCAATCGGGTGATTTCGCCAGAGCGGCATGACGCTTTTCTTGATGCAGATAAGACCCCAGACCCATCTGTGAGGACTTATGCGGACGTGATGAGAGAGGAGGCGTTGAAGAGGGAGAAAGAGGAGACATTGAGGGCAAtagcaaagaagaagaaggaagaagaagagaataagGAGAAGGAGAGGGAATCGGGTGCGGCTCTGCCTACTCAGAAGAGGAGGAATAGGTGGGACCAGGCTCAGGATGATGGTAGTGCGAAGAAAGCAAAGACAGCATCAGATTGGGATATGCCAGACTCAACTCCGGGGATTGGCCGGTGGGATGCAACCCCTACACCGGGGAGAGTGGGGGATGCGACTCCATCACTTTCAAGGAGGAATCGGTGGGATGAGACTCCTACACCGGGGCGACTGGCTGATGCTGATGCAACTCCAGCAGCTGGTGGGGCTACCCCTGGTGCAACCCCAGCAGGAATGACCTGGGATGCCACCCCAAAGCTTGCTGGGCTGGCAACACCAACTCCCAAACGGCAGAGGTCTAGATGGGATGAAACCCCGGTGACAATGGGGAGTGCCACTCCAGTGCCAGGTGCTACTCCTGCTGCTGCATATACGCCAGGTGTGACTCCTGTTGGAGGGGGTGAACTTGCGACCCCTACGCCAGGTGCTATTAATCTACGGGGTGCGATTACTCCAGAGCAGTTAAATTTAATGAGATGGGAGAAAGATATTGAAGATAGGAATCATCCATTGACGGATGAAGAGCTTGATGCAATGTTCCCGCAGGAGGGGTACAAGATTTTGGAACCTCCTGCTTCATATGTCCCTATCAGAACCCCAGCTAGGAAACTTCTTGCTACCCCAACCCCTATAGGCACTCCACTTTATAACATCCCGGAAGAGAATCGAGGGCAGCAGTTTGATGTTCCGAAGGAAGCACCTGGTGGCTTGCCATTCATGAAACCAGAGGATTATCAGTACTTTGGGGCATTGTTGAATGAAGAAGATGAGGAAGAGTTGTCTCCCGAGGAGCAGAAAGAACGGAAGATTATGAAGCTCTTGCTTAAGGTTAAGAATGGGACACCTCCACAGAGGAAAACTGCTTTGAGACAACTTACTGATAAGGCTCGTGAGTTTGGCGCTGGCCCATTGTTTAACCGCATTCTGCCATTGCTTATGCAGCCCACTCTTGAAGATCAGGAGAGGCATCTTCTTGTTAAAGTTATTGATAGGGTGCTATATAAGTTGGATGAATTAGTTCGCCCCTTTGTGCATAAGATACTGGTTGTGATTGAGCCCTTGTTGATTGATGAAGATTATTATGCGCGTGTAGAAGGGAGGGAGATAATCTCCAATCTCAGTAAAGCTGCTGGATTGGCCACCATGATTGCTGCAATGCGTCCAGATATTGATAACATTGATGAATATGTTCGGAACACAACTGCGAGGGCCTTCAGTGTTGTGGCTTCTGCCCTTGGGATTCCAGCTCTCCTGCCATTTTTGAAAGCTGTGTGTCAGAGTAAGAAGTCTTGGCAAGCTCGTCACACTGGAATCAAGATTGTCCAGCAGATTGCCATTTTAATTGGCTGTGCTGTTCTTCCTCACCTGAGGTCACTGGTGGAAATTATTGAACATGGTTTAAATGATGAGAATCAGAAAGTGAGAACAATTACTGCACTCTCTTTGGCTGCTCTTGCTGAGGCCGCTGCGCCTTATGGAATTGAGAGCTTTGACTCTGTTTTGAAGCCGTTGTGGAAGGGTATCAGGTCACACCGTGGGAAGGTATTGGCTGCATTCTTGAAGGCAATTGGTTTTATCATTCCTCTGATGGATGCAATATACGCCAGTTATTACACAAAGGAAGTCATGTTTATCCTGATTCGGGAGTTCCAGTCACCTGATGAAGAAATGAAGAAAATTGTTCTGAAAGTGGTTAAGCAGTGTGTGAGCACGGAAGGGGTCGAGGCAGACTACATACGAAATGATATCCTCCCGGAGTTCTTCAAAAATTTCTGGGTCAGGAGGATGGCTTTGGATCGCAGAAATTATAAGCAACTTGTGGACACGACAGTGGAAATAGCAAATAAAGTAGGTGTTGCTGACATAATAGGGAGAATTGTGGAGGATCTCAAGGATGAGAGCGAGCCATACAGAAGAATGGTCATGGAAACAATTGAGAAGGTGGTTGCAAATTTGGGTGCATCTGATATTGATGCTCGCTTGGAAGAGCTTTTGATTGATGGCATTCTGTATGCCTTCCAAGAGCAGACTAGCGATGATGCCAATGTAATGCTTAATGGTTTTGGTGCAGTTGTAAATGCTCTTGGGCAGAGGGTGAAGCCATATCTTCCCCAAATTTGTGGAACCATTAAGTGGCGCTTGAATAACAAGAGTGCTAAGGTGAGGCAGCAAGCTGCTGATCTTATTTCAAGGATTGCTGTTGTCATGAAACAGTGCCAAGAAGAACAACTGATGGGTCATCTTGGGGTTGTCTTGTATGAATATCTGGGAGAAGAGTATCCGGAAGTTTTGGGATCAATACTAGGGGCTCTCAAAGCTATTGTCAATGTTATTGGTATGACAAAAATGACTCCTCCGATAAAGGATTTGCTTCCTCGACTGACCCCAATCTTGAAGAATCGGCATGAGAAGGTGCAGGAAAATTGTATTGATCTTGTTGGTCGAATTGCTGACCGTGGGGCTGAATTTGTCCCGGCAAGAGAATGGATGAGAATTTGTTTTGAGCTTCTTGAGATGCTTAAAGCCCATAAAAAAGGTATCCGGCGAGCAACTGTGAACACTTTTGGCTACATTGCAAAAGCCATTGGACCACAGGATGTCCTGGCAACATTACTGAACAATCTCAAAGTGCAGGAGCGTCAGAACCGCGTGTGTACTACTGTGGCCATTGCAATAGTTGCAGAAACATGTTCGCCTTTTACAGTACTACCAGCATTGATGAATGAGTATCGTGTACCAGAACTCAATGTGCAGAATGGTGTTTTAAAAtcactctcttttctttttgagtaCATTGGTGAAATGGGTAAAGATTATATATATGCAGTCACTCCACTGCTTGAGGATGCTCTCATGGATAGAGATTTGGTACATAGGCAAACTGCTGCATCTGCTGTTAAGCACATGGCTTTGGGAGTGGCTGGTTTAGGTTGTGAGGATGCTTTAGTACACTTGCTGAATTATGTATGGCCAAACATATTTGAGACTTCTCCGCATGTTATTAATGCTGTCATGGAAGCCATAGAAGGGATGAGGGTTGCCTTGGGTGCTGCTGCAGTCCTGAACTATTGTCTGCAGGGGCTCTTCCATCCTGCAAGAAAGGTTAGGGAAGTTTACTGGAAGATTTATAACTCACTGTATATTGGAGCTCAAGATGCACTGGTGGCTGCTTATCCTGTGCTGGAGGATGAGGCGAGCAACATATATAGTAGGCCTGAGTTGGTGATGTTTATATGA